The genomic stretch ACAGCAGGCCGCACAGGTGGGATGCGGCGCCGATGCCGGCGTTGGCCAGCGTGACCTTGTTGGCGTTCGCCTTCACGTGAGTCACGAGGTCCTGGAGCGTCGCGGGCGCGAAGTCCTTGCGGGCGACGACCGTCATCGGCACCTCGGTGACGAGCCCGACCATCTCGAAGCTCTCGAGCGGCTTGTAGCCCAGGTCCTTGTACAGGGCGGGCGCCGTTGACATGCCGATGTGGTGCATGAGCACGGTGTAGCCGTCGGGCTCGGCGCGCGCGACCTCACCGGCGCCGACCGTGCCGCCCGCGCCTTCGACGTTCTGGACGACGATCTTGGTGCCGAGCTTGGCGGCCATCGGCTCGGCGATCATGCGCGTGACGGTGTCCGTCGGGCCGCCCGCGCTGAACGGCACGACGAACGTGATGTTCTGGTCCGGGTAGCCTCCGCTGGTGGCGCCTCCACCGGCGGTGCCTCCGTTGCCGGAACAGGCCGCGACGAGCGAAACGACGCCGATCGCGGCGATCATCCGAGCGGCGACCCGGTACCTGCTGGTCGTTCTCATTTCGCGGCCTCCTCGTCAGCGCATGCGCATTTGTCGGTGAGTGCGCCGACTCAGTCTCGGCTGGCAGGGACGCGGATGGTGTCAGAGGAATCCCAAGGTATGCGCCGGATGTCAGAGAAATCCCAAGAACTGAAGGGCTAACACGAGCGTCGGTCCCGGTCGTACAATCCGGTATGCGGATCACCATCATCGAAGATGACGACCGCGTTGCGCGGGGCCTGGTGACCGTCCTGGCCCAAGCGGGCTTCGAGGTCCACCGCATCGCCACCGCCGCAGAGGCCGTGCGTGCCGCCCCGTCCGATGTGGTCCTCGTCGACCTGGGTTTACCCGACGGCGACGGACTCGACGTGATCCGCAAGCTGCGTGACCGCCCGGAGACCGCCGTCATCGCCGTGACAGCACGATCGGAGGAGCACGAGCGGGTCCGTGGCTTGCGCGCCGGTGCCGACGACTACATCGTGAAGCCGTTCGGCATCCCGGAGTTGCTGGCCCGGATCGACGCCGTCCTGCGGCGCACCCGGGTGGCCCGTGCTCTGAGCCACCCGGACGAGCCGCTCATCCTCGGCCCGATGCAGATCGGCGTCGGCACCCGCGAGGTCACCGTCGACGGCACGCCCCTGACGCTGACCCGCAAGGAGTTCGAGCTGCTCCTCCTGCTGGCCCGGCGCGCTCCGAACGTGGTGAGCCGCGACGTCATCCTCGACCAGATCTGGGGTGCGACCTGGGAGTCCTCGAGTCGCACCCTGGACACCCACATCGCGGCGTTACGGCACAAGCTCGGGCCGGCCGTGCCCATCCGCACGATCCACGGGGTCGGCTATCGGCTCCTGGCCGACCGGCCGGAGCTGATCGGCTGACGCGCCGTGCACCGTCGCCTGCTCGTCGTCCTGGTGCCCCTCGCAGTGCTGCTCGTCGCCGCGCTCGGGGTGCCGCTCAGCGTCACCGTGGCCGAGCGGGAGATGCAGGAGACGTACGTCGACCGGCTGAACGACGTCGGCCGGTTCGCGTCGCTGGCCGAGACCGCGCTGTCCACCGGGCGGACGGAGGCGCTCCAGCAGGAGCTGGCGCGCTACCACGAGCTGTACGGCATCCCGGTCGCCGTGATCGACACATCGGGCACGGTGCTGCTCGGGCCAGCCGGTGCGTACCAGGCGGCGGCGCGGGCCGAGCCGGCGTTGCCCCGGATCGTGACCGCGGCGCTGGCCGGGGCGAGGCCCGAACCTTCCGGGAAATGGGCGCCGTGGGACGACTCCGCACTCGTGGTCGCGGAGCCGGTGGGCCGGGACAGCGAGGTCGTCGGCGCCGTCGTGACGATCTCCGACCTGTCGAAGACGCGCCATCGCATCCTCGTCAGATGGGCCCAGCTCGCCGGGCTCGGACTGCTGCCACTGATCGCGCTGGTGGCCGTCGCCTGGCCGGTATCGGTGTGGGTGCTGCGGCCGGTGCGGGAGCTGGACGCGGCGAGCTCCCGGATCTCGCTGGGCGACCTCAC from Nonomuraea polychroma encodes the following:
- a CDS encoding tripartite tricarboxylate transporter substrate-binding protein; the protein is MRTTSRYRVAARMIAAIGVVSLVAACSGNGGTAGGGATSGGYPDQNITFVVPFSAGGPTDTVTRMIAEPMAAKLGTKIVVQNVEGAGGTVGAGEVARAEPDGYTVLMHHIGMSTAPALYKDLGYKPLESFEMVGLVTEVPMTVVARKDFAPATLQDLVTHVKANANKVTLANAGIGAASHLCGLLFQSAAGVKVQEVPYEGTGPALTDLVGGQVDFMCDQTTNTSGQISAGEVKAYAVTTPERVKSLPDVPTTTEAGLPQLQVSVWHGLYVPKGTPQDVVQKLTEALKVALADQKVIDQMAKLGTAPVPAEDATPQAHRAKLEEQLGTWAKVIADAGVKAS
- a CDS encoding response regulator transcription factor; amino-acid sequence: MRITIIEDDDRVARGLVTVLAQAGFEVHRIATAAEAVRAAPSDVVLVDLGLPDGDGLDVIRKLRDRPETAVIAVTARSEEHERVRGLRAGADDYIVKPFGIPELLARIDAVLRRTRVARALSHPDEPLILGPMQIGVGTREVTVDGTPLTLTRKEFELLLLLARRAPNVVSRDVILDQIWGATWESSSRTLDTHIAALRHKLGPAVPIRTIHGVGYRLLADRPELIG